In Mytilus trossulus isolate FHL-02 chromosome 6, PNRI_Mtr1.1.1.hap1, whole genome shotgun sequence, a single window of DNA contains:
- the LOC134721874 gene encoding NADH dehydrogenase [ubiquinone] 1 beta subcomplex subunit 9-like codes for MSFLQTELISHARQVKTLYKEALRQLESKYSEHITHGRLLYRYQAVCLRAEFDQNKDEKDIVKSRQLVKDGRTKMLADWHSVPLKFAHAPGGAAYDRVPVQPDALLDMWHPREKALYPDYFARRDIRKREFVERWVKKYGGGNATEQS; via the exons ATGTCCTTTCTGCAAACAGAGTTGATTTCCCATGCAAGACAAGTCAAAACTCTGTACAAGGAAGCACTCAGACAGTTAGAGAGCAAATATTCAGAACATATTACTCACGGAAG ACTACTTTATCGCTATCAAGCAGTGTGTCTACGTGCTGAGTTTGATCAaaataaagatgaaaaagatATTGTAAAATCAAGACAACTAGTGAAAGATGGAAGAACAAAAATGCTTGCAGATTGGCATTCTGTACCATTAAagt TTGCCCATGCACCAGGTGGAGCTGCATATGACAGAGTTCCAGTCCAACCAGATGCT TTATTGGACATGTGGCATCCAAGGGAGAAGGCACTATACCCAGACTATTTTGCCAGACGAGATATAAGAAAAAGAGAATTTGTAGAAAGATGGGTGAAGAAATATGGCGGCGGAAATGCTACAGAACAgtcttaa